Proteins from one bacterium genomic window:
- the nadA gene encoding quinolinate synthase NadA gives MQDTDKEALFEMLRSRLHHVIPVAEIRHKAELAAEINRLKKERHAVILGHNYMESALYLSVPDYKGDSLELSRQAAKTDQELIVFCGVRFMAETAKILNPEKTVLIPSPEAGCSLAESITAEDVRQLKALYPGVPVVTYINTYADVKAESDICCTSGNAVRVVQSLASDRVIFLPDRYLAGNVARETGKRIVFPIKTAAGVQPPEPGLEYAMIGWDGKCEVHDQFTVEDVEDIRKQFPDVVILAHPECRPEVTAAADFAGSTSAMIKYIQQNSAPQFLLLTECSMADNIAAENP, from the coding sequence ATGCAGGACACCGATAAAGAGGCGTTGTTTGAAATGCTGCGTTCCCGTCTGCACCATGTGATCCCGGTTGCAGAAATAAGGCATAAAGCGGAACTAGCGGCGGAGATCAACCGGCTGAAAAAAGAGCGCCACGCCGTCATCTTAGGACACAACTATATGGAGTCGGCGCTGTATTTGTCCGTACCGGATTATAAAGGCGATTCGCTGGAGTTGAGCCGCCAGGCGGCGAAAACGGACCAAGAGCTCATCGTCTTCTGCGGCGTCCGTTTCATGGCCGAGACCGCAAAAATTCTCAATCCGGAAAAAACCGTGCTGATCCCATCGCCCGAGGCCGGCTGCTCGCTGGCGGAAAGCATCACCGCGGAGGACGTCCGTCAACTGAAAGCGCTTTATCCCGGCGTGCCGGTGGTGACCTACATCAACACCTACGCCGACGTCAAAGCGGAAAGCGACATCTGCTGCACCTCGGGCAATGCGGTGCGCGTGGTGCAGTCGCTGGCGAGCGATCGAGTGATCTTTTTGCCCGACCGCTACCTGGCCGGCAATGTGGCGCGGGAGACCGGCAAACGCATTGTGTTTCCAATCAAAACCGCGGCCGGTGTACAACCGCCGGAGCCCGGTTTGGAATACGCCATGATCGGCTGGGATGGCAAATGCGAGGTGCACGATCAATTCACCGTCGAAGATGTCGAGGACATCCGCAAACAATTTCCCGACGTGGTCATTCTGGCGCATCCCGAATGCCGTCCGGAGGTGACCGCGGCTGCGGATTTCGCCGGCTCCACCTCGGCGATGATCAAATACATTCAACAGAACTCGGCGCCGCAGTTCCTGCTGCTGACGGAATGCAGCATGGCGGACAACATCGCTGCGGAGAATCC